AAACACCAACGCCAGACCGGCAAACAGCAAGAGGCTGACGGTACGTGCTTTCTGTTCCTGCAACTCGATGCCGAACAGTTCGACATGGCTGTGCAGCAAGCCGAGTACGGCGGCGCCCAGACGGCGAGACGTGGTACCTGCGCCCTTGGACGAGCTGGATTCGTCGATAGCCATGATATTAGCGCCTGGTAGCCAGCAGACCGATCAAAAAGCCCACGCCGGCAGCGATGCCGACGGACTGCCAGGGGTTGGCCTGTACGTAATCTTCTGTCGCAGTAATAGCCGCCTGGCCGCGCTCGCGCAGCGAGTCTTCGGTCAACTGCAGGGTTTCACGGGCCTTGAGCAGGCTTTC
This genomic stretch from Pseudomonas orientalis harbors:
- a CDS encoding DUF883 family protein, which codes for MAGTSAKTAQEILMADFQTLVADTERLLDDTAVLAGDQADELRTKIHESLLKARETLQLTEDSLRERGQAAITATEDYVQANPWQSVGIAAGVGFLIGLLATRR